A window of the Ipomoea triloba cultivar NCNSP0323 chromosome 14, ASM357664v1 genome harbors these coding sequences:
- the LOC116003476 gene encoding uncharacterized protein LOC116003476, with translation MLIQYSLPECVQAALFTHFSLEFAEQAIICDWFQTSQYWKMCSQHDQHRIDRCGKSVLVESKADDGLSPCSLAPPSVSQLSAFRTISGSSNLAVYYRKKFQRNTPPSCPPQSSAKVGCAGGCDSAMCSEALSGGGKEQRIFELEVETDATRSSNRSPVERNAEPLFSKSESCNGCPDGDCRCSEEASRSDTHGLLNPCLNENCSSSKSNLDLGSASLKNVDDTSECSSSGALVPEGLHDNMPERDICISVLRKYGLLENICTTQAFTSTRNCCQIACKVCGCTDTTLKMLICDNCNDTFHLSCCNPRVKKVPYDEWFCLSCLRKKRKLLKENSSSKSLHSMEAGGCSNILSKGESGLIASMLRSTEPYNTSVRIGNQFQADVPDWNGPVNNEASPITEPVEMDPSESLHDSSTNKPFGISSIGNWLQCQQVIEGIGEDVDGTICGKWRRAPLFEVQTDDWECFQSVLWDPAHADCAVPQELETAEVLKQLKYIEMLKPKLDVKRRKLDCTKRSDLQNDSET, from the exons ATGCTGATACAGTATTCTTTACCTGAATGTGTTCAAGCTGCTCTATTCACCCACTTTTCACTTGAGTTTGCTGAACAAGCTATCATATGTGACTGGTTTCAAACATCTCAGTATTGGAAAATGTGTTCACAGCATGACCAACACCGTATCGACAGATGTGGAAAATCTGTACTTGTGGAATCCAAAGCTGACGATGGCCTCAGTCCCTGTTCCTTAGCTCCTCCAAGTGTTTCTCAGCTATCAGCTTTCAGAACTATTTCAGGAAGTTCTAACCTTGCTGTATACTACCGGAAAAAGTTCCAGAGAAACACCCCTCCTAGTTGCCCACCCCAATCATCAGCTAAAGTTGGATGTGCTGGCGGTTGTGATTCTGCCATGTGTTCTGAAGCTCTTTCAGGGGGTGGGAAGGAAcaaagaatttttgaattggaggTTGAAACAGATGCTACTAGATCTTCAAATAGGTCCCCTGTAGAACGCAATGCAGAGCCCCTCTTCTCGAAGTCAGAATCATGTAATGGATGTCCTGATGGGGACTGTCGCTGTTCTGAAGAAGCTTCAAGAAGCGATACACATGGTTTATTGAACCCATGCCTAAATGAAAATTGTTCGTCTTCCAAGTCAAATTTGGATCTTGGTTCAGCATCTCTGAAAAATGTAGATGATACCAGTGAGTGCTCCTCCTCTGGTGCATTGGTTCCTGAAGGACTGCATGATAACATGCCAGAAAGGGATATATGCATCTCAGTCCTTAGAAAGTATGGGCTGCTTGAAAACATTTGCACTACACAGGCTTTCACTTCTACCCGTAACTGCTGTCAAATCGCATGCAAAGTCTGTGGCTGTACTGATACTACACTAAAAATGCTAATTTGTGATAATTGCAATGACACATTCCATCTCTCTTGCTGCAATCCTCGTGTAAAGAAAGTACCATATGACGAGTGGTTTTGTCTCTCTTGCTTGAGAAAGAAGCGAAAACTACTAAAGGAGAACTCAAGCAGTAAATCTTTACATAGCATGGAAGCTGGTGGATGTAGCAACATATTATCTAAAGGAGAATCAGGACTTATAGCTTCCATGTTGAGGAGCACAGAACCATATAACACTTCTGTTCGTATTGGTAATCAGTTTCAGGCTGACGTTCCTGACTGGAATGGTCCTGTCAATAA TGAGGCTAGTCCTATCACTGAACCAGTAGAAATGGATCCTTCTGAAAGTTTGCAT GACAGCAGTACAAATAAGCCTTTCGGGATCAGTTCTATTGGGAATTGGCTACAATGCCAGCAGGTCATAGAAGGTATTGGGGAAGATGTTGATGGAACTATCTGTGGGAAATGGCGCAG GGCACCACTCTTTGAAGTTCAAACAGATGACTGGGAATGCTTCCAATCTGTTCTTTGGGATCCAGCACATGCTGATTGCGCTGTACCTCAG GAGCTAGAAACAGCTGAAGTTTTGAAGCAATTAAAGTATATAGAGATG TTGAAACCCAAGCTGGATGTAAAGAGGCGCAAATTGGATTGCACCAAGCGTAGTGACTTGCAAAATGATTCAGAGACTTGA
- the LOC116005285 gene encoding zeatin O-xylosyltransferase-like, whose translation MDSCNSVSDEVAVVMVPLPAQGHLNQLLQFCCLISSYGLPVHYIGSAIHNQQARLRANGLDPNKISKIHFHDLPTPHFDSPPPNPNAPIKFPAHMQPTWDASQLLRHATATILRELASKARKLVIIHDYLMSSVVQDGASLSNAEIYTFNCVSVLCMVSYIYQQLGAQFVEKEGELRELLPTYGGCATEEIMRLGAAQREYAKFKAGDIHNSSRLIEGPFIDLLEQGEMAQKWSQWFIGPILPGKPGLISNKANSCLDWLDQQPKNSVLYISFGTMTSMSDKEVRELALGLEQSKQRFIWVLRDADKGDIFSGTPREIEVPEGFEERVKGVGVVVRDWAPQPEILAHPSTGGFMSHCGWNSCMESITFGVPIAAWPMHSDQPINSFLVAKIIKTGLMVREWADRQEVVKSSTVENVVRRLMASEEGDEIRKRAQQLGENIRKSAQEGGGSQKELNSFIAHITR comes from the coding sequence ATGGATAGCTGCAATAGTGTTAGTGATGAGGTTGCTGTTGTTATGGTTCCTCTTCCAGCTCAAGGCCATCTCAACCAGCTTCTTCAGTTCTGCTGCTTAATCTCTTCCTATGGCCTCCCTGTCCACTACATTGGCTCTGCCATCCACAACCAACAAGCCAGACTTCGAGCAAACGGCTTAGACCCCAACAAAATATCCAAAATCCATTTCCACGATCTCCCCACTCCTCATTTCGATTCCCCTCCCCCCAATCCCAATGCCCCCATTAAGTTCCCGGCTCATATGCAGCCAACCTGGGACGCCTCGCAGCTCCTTCGCCACGCCACTGCAACGATTCTCCGCGAATTAGCATCTAAAGCTAGAAAACTTGTTATCATTCATGACTATCTGATGTCTTCTGTTGTTCAGGACGGAGCGTCTCTCAGTAATGCTGAGATTTATACTTTTAATTGTGTGTCAGTTTTGTGTATGGTTTCCTATATTTATCAGCAATTGGGGGCGCAATTCGTCGAGAAAGAAGGGGAGTTGCGAGAGCTGCTCCCCACTTATGGGGGATGCGCAACAGAAGAAATCATGAGGCTTGGAGCTGCTCAGAGAGAGTATGCAAAATTCAAAGCTGGGGATATTCATAACTCCAGCAGATTGATTGAAGGTCCGTTTATTGATTTATTAGAGCAAGGAGAAATGGCTCAGAAGTGGAGCCAATGGTTTATTGGTCCTATACTCCCTGGAAAACCCGGGTTAATCTCAAACAAAGCGAATTCGTGCTTAGATTGGCTTGATCAGCAGCCGAAAAACTCTGTTTTATACATTTCATTTGGTACCATGACTTCCATGTCTGATAAGGAGGTGAGGGAGCTGGCATTGGGGTTGGAGCAGAGCAAACAGAGGTTTATTTGGGTGTTGAGAGATGCAGATAAAGGCGATATCTTTTCGGGTACACCTCGAGAGATTGAGGTGCCAGAAGGGTTCGAAGAGCGGGTGAAAGGAGTGGGAGTGGTGGTTAGGGACTGGGCCCCACAACCCGAAATCCTGGCTCACCCGTCCACTGGAGGGTTCATGAGTCATTGCGGGTGGAATTCTTGCATGGAAAGCATTACTTTTGGAGTTCCCATAGCTGCCTGGCCTATGCATTCTGATCAGCCTATTAACAGTTTTTTGGTGGCGAAAATAATCAAAACAGGCCTGATGGTGAGGGAATGGGCGGATCGCCAAGAGGTGGTGAAGTCATCAACGGTTGAGAATGTGGTGAGGAGACTTATGGCATCAGAAGAAGGAGATGAGATCAGAAAGAGAGCTCAACAACTTGGTGAAAACATAAGAAAATCAGCTCAAGAGGGAGGTGGTTCTCAAAAGGAACTCAACTCTTTCATAGCTCACATCACTAGATAG
- the LOC116004275 gene encoding zeatin O-xylosyltransferase-like, with protein sequence MNRSNDVSNDEVTVVMVPLPAQGHLNQLLQLCCLFSSHGLPVHYVGSAIHNQQARLRANGLDPNKIAKIHFHDLPTPDFDSPSPNPNASFKFPTHLQPIWDASQLLRRPTALLLRELAAKSRRIVVIHDYLMSYVVQDVATIPNAESYNFNCVSVLSMVCYMYHGLGKKFVADGELRELMSPPEGCTTDEIVRLGIAQMEPLSVRSGDIHNSNRLIEGPFIDLLEENETAQKWKQWFIGPILPANPNLNSKTPNNANSCLDWLDEQPQNSVLYISFGTTTSMSEIEVRELALGLEQSKQRFLWVLRDSDIGDIFSRACRKIELPEGFEERVKGVGLVVRDWAPQPEILAHPSTGGFMSHCGWNSCMESINFGVPIAAWPMHSDQPFNSFLVAEVLKIGLMVREWEEREEVVGSSAIENVVRRLMASEEGDEIRKRAQQLGENVRKSAQQGGASQMELDSFIAHITR encoded by the coding sequence ATGAATAGGTCCAACGATGTTAGTAATGATGAGGTTACTGTTGTTATGGTCCCTCTTCCCGCGCAAGGCCATCTCAACCAGCTTCTTCAGCTGTGCTGCTTATTCTCCTCCCATGGCCTCCCCGTTCACTACGTCGGATCCGCCATCCACAACCAACAAGCCAGACTTCGAGCAAACGGCTTAGACCCAAACAAAATAGCCAAAATCCATTTCCATGATCTCCCAACCCCTGATTTCGATTCCCCATCCCCTAACCCCAACGCCTCCTTCAAGTTCCCCACTCATTTGCAGCCAATTTGGGATGCCTCGCAGCTTCTCCGCCGCCCCACAGCGCTTCTTCTCCGGGAATTAGCGGCTAAATCTCGAAGAATCGTGGTTATTCATGACTATTTGATGTCTTATGTTGTCCAGGATGTGGCGACAATCCCCAATGCGGAGTCATATAATTTCAATTGTGTTTCGGTTTTGTCTATGGTTTGTTACATGTATCATGGATTGGGGAAGAAATTTGTCGCGGATGGGGAGTTGAGAGAGCTAATGTCGCCCCCTGAGGGGTGCACGACTGATGAAATTGTGAGGCTAGGGATTGCTCAGATGGAGCCTTTGAGTGTGAGGAGTGGGGATATTCATAACTCCAATAGGTTGATTGAAGGTccatttattgatttattggaGGAAAATGAAACAGCCCAGAAGTGGAAGCAATGGTTTATTGGTCCCATTCTCCCTGCAAACCCTAACTTAAACTCAAAAACACCCAATAATGCTAATTCATGCTTAGATTGGCTTGATGAGCAACCTCAAAACTCTGTTCTGTACATTTCATTTGGTACAACAACTTCAATGTCTGAAATTGAGGTGAGGGAATTGGCTTTGGGATTGGAACAGAGCAAACAGAGGTTTCTATGGGTGTTGAGAGATTCAGACATTGGTGATATCTTCTCCAGAGCTTGTAGAAAGATTGAGCTGCCGGAAGGGTTTGAGGAAAGGGTAAAAGGAGTGGGATTGGTGGTTCGGGACTGGGCGCCCCAACCCGAAATCCTGGCCCACCCGTCCACTGGAGGGTTCATGAGTCATTGCGGGTGGAATTCGTGCATGGAAAGCATCAATTTTGGAGTTCCCATAGCTGCCTGGCCTATGCATTCTGATCAGCCCTTTAACAGTTTTTTGGTTGCAGAGGTTCTCAAAATAGGCTTGATGGTGAGAGAATGGGAGGAACGTGAAGAGGTGGTGGGCTCATCAGCTATTGAGAATGTGGTGAGGAGACTTATGGCATCAGAAGAAGGAGATGAGATCAGAAAGAGAGCTCAACAACTTGGGGAAAATGTTAGAAAATCAGCACAACAAGGAGGTGCTTCTCAGATGGAACTCGACTCTTTCATTGCTCATATCACTAGATAG